One genomic segment of Rhizorhabdus phycosphaerae includes these proteins:
- the rbfA gene encoding 30S ribosome-binding factor RbfA: MRRNETQEGRSVRLLRVGEQVRHALSDILARGEVHDDVLARHMVSVTEVRMSPDLRHATIFVKPLLGTDEEAVLKALRTNTAFLQSEVARRVNTKYAAKLKFLVDESFDEGSHIDSLLRAPTVARDLHRDEASEGE; the protein is encoded by the coding sequence ATGCGGCGCAACGAGACACAGGAAGGGCGTTCGGTTCGCCTGCTTCGCGTCGGCGAGCAGGTTCGCCATGCGCTGTCCGACATCCTGGCGCGGGGCGAGGTGCATGATGACGTGCTCGCCCGGCACATGGTATCCGTGACCGAGGTCCGGATGTCGCCCGATCTGCGCCACGCGACCATCTTCGTGAAGCCACTGCTCGGAACCGACGAGGAGGCCGTACTCAAGGCGCTGCGCACCAACACCGCCTTCCTCCAGAGCGAGGTGGCCCGCCGCGTGAACACCAAATATGCGGCGAAGCTGAAATTCCTGGTCGACGAGAGCTTCGACGAGGGCAGCCATATCGACAGCCTGCTGCGCGCACCGACCGTAGCGCGCGACCTCCATCGCGATGAGGCGTCCGAAGGCGAGTAA
- the infB gene encoding translation initiation factor IF-2: MSDNDKPKLGMRAPLGLKRTVETGQVKQSFSHGRSNTVVVEVKRRRVLGRPGEAEPNVVEEVAAPAPAAPAPARAPAAATPPAPRPAAPPPAARPAPAPITRAMSPLERREMQERLLREAEEARMASLEETRRREERAKAEATEEERRRAEENRRAEEEAGRTAVEPASQPAVEEAPAPAPAQENASAPAAPAAETAAPAERPTSSVPPPRRFTPVTPAKRPEPPRPQQRDRKGDDRRQSGKLTVTRALDDDSGARARSLAALKRAREKDKRAHQAGTVQQKQVRDVAVPETITVGELANRMAERGADLVKALFKMGMPVTVNQSIDQDTAELLVTEFGHNIKRVSDSDVDLVTADDVDSDDTLVTRPPVVTIMGHVDHGKTSLLDALRGTDVASGEAGGITQHIGAYQVQVKSGSKITFLDTPGHEAFSDMRARGANITDIVVIVVAGDDGLRPQTIEAISHTRAAGVPMIIAINKMDKPGSNPQRVREALLQYDVQVESMGGDVQEVEVSALKKTGLEELIEKIELQSELLELRANPDRAAEGTVVEATLDKGRGAVATILIGRGTLRVGDIFVVGAESGKVRALIDDKGRNVKEAGPSLPVEVLGLSGVPSAGDQLSVVENEARAREVAAYRAGVIQQKRTTAAPASLESMFSALREQKAQQYPVVVKADAQGSVEAIVGSLNKISTDLIQVRILHAGVGGITESDVTLAAASRAPIIGFNVRANAKAREIATRDGVALKYYDVIYDLLDEIRAAMAGQLGPEYLEHVVGRAEIREVFSAGKHGKAAGLLVLEGYIRQKLRARILRDDVIIYNGSISSLRRFKDDVPEVRAGLECGITLEATTDIKPGDIVETFEVEERARTL, from the coding sequence ATGAGCGATAACGACAAGCCGAAACTGGGAATGCGCGCGCCGCTGGGCCTCAAGCGCACGGTCGAGACGGGTCAGGTGAAGCAGAGCTTCAGCCATGGCCGGTCGAACACCGTCGTCGTCGAGGTCAAGCGTCGCCGCGTCCTCGGTCGGCCGGGCGAAGCCGAGCCCAACGTGGTCGAGGAGGTCGCGGCACCCGCGCCCGCCGCCCCGGCGCCGGCCCGTGCGCCAGCTGCTGCGACCCCGCCTGCACCGCGCCCGGCGGCTCCGCCGCCTGCAGCGCGCCCCGCGCCCGCACCGATCACGCGCGCGATGTCCCCGCTCGAGCGCCGCGAGATGCAGGAGCGTCTGCTGCGCGAGGCCGAGGAAGCTCGGATGGCCTCGCTCGAAGAGACGCGTCGTCGCGAAGAGCGTGCCAAGGCTGAAGCCACCGAGGAAGAACGCCGTCGCGCAGAAGAGAATCGTCGCGCGGAGGAAGAGGCCGGACGGACAGCCGTGGAGCCGGCGTCCCAGCCTGCGGTGGAGGAGGCCCCGGCCCCCGCACCCGCGCAGGAGAACGCATCCGCTCCGGCAGCGCCTGCAGCCGAGACCGCCGCACCGGCCGAGCGCCCGACCAGCAGCGTTCCCCCGCCCCGTCGCTTCACCCCGGTAACCCCGGCCAAGCGCCCCGAGCCGCCGCGTCCGCAGCAGCGTGACCGGAAGGGCGACGATCGCCGCCAGTCGGGCAAGCTGACCGTGACCCGCGCGCTGGACGACGACAGCGGCGCCCGCGCGCGTTCGCTGGCAGCGCTCAAGCGCGCCCGCGAAAAGGACAAGCGGGCCCACCAGGCCGGCACGGTCCAGCAGAAGCAGGTCCGCGACGTGGCCGTCCCCGAGACGATCACCGTCGGCGAGCTCGCCAACCGCATGGCCGAGCGTGGCGCGGATCTGGTCAAGGCGCTGTTCAAGATGGGCATGCCCGTCACCGTCAACCAGTCGATCGACCAGGACACCGCCGAGCTGCTCGTCACCGAGTTCGGTCATAACATCAAGCGCGTGTCCGACTCCGACGTCGACCTCGTCACCGCCGACGACGTGGATTCCGACGACACGCTGGTCACGCGTCCGCCGGTCGTCACGATCATGGGCCATGTCGACCACGGCAAGACCAGCCTCCTCGATGCCCTGCGCGGCACCGACGTGGCATCGGGCGAAGCCGGTGGCATTACGCAGCACATCGGCGCCTATCAGGTGCAGGTGAAGAGCGGCAGCAAGATCACCTTCCTCGATACGCCGGGCCACGAAGCATTCAGCGACATGCGCGCACGCGGTGCGAACATCACCGACATCGTCGTGATCGTCGTTGCGGGCGACGACGGCCTGCGTCCGCAGACGATCGAGGCGATCAGCCACACCCGTGCGGCGGGCGTGCCGATGATCATCGCGATCAACAAGATGGACAAGCCGGGCTCGAACCCCCAGCGCGTCCGCGAAGCGCTGCTGCAATATGACGTGCAGGTCGAAAGCATGGGCGGCGACGTCCAGGAAGTTGAAGTTTCGGCACTGAAGAAGACCGGCCTCGAAGAGCTGATCGAGAAGATCGAGCTTCAGTCCGAACTGCTCGAACTCAGGGCCAATCCCGACCGCGCGGCCGAAGGCACCGTCGTCGAGGCGACGCTGGACAAGGGCCGTGGCGCCGTCGCGACCATCCTGATCGGACGCGGCACGCTCAGGGTCGGCGACATTTTCGTCGTCGGCGCGGAGAGCGGCAAGGTCCGTGCGCTGATCGACGACAAGGGTCGCAACGTGAAGGAAGCGGGACCGTCGCTGCCCGTCGAGGTTCTGGGTCTTTCGGGCGTCCCGAGCGCCGGCGATCAGCTGTCGGTCGTCGAGAACGAGGCCCGCGCACGCGAGGTCGCGGCCTATCGTGCCGGCGTCATCCAGCAGAAGCGGACCACCGCCGCCCCGGCCAGCCTCGAATCGATGTTCTCCGCCCTGCGCGAGCAGAAGGCGCAGCAATATCCGGTCGTGGTCAAGGCGGACGCCCAGGGCTCGGTCGAAGCTATTGTCGGCTCGCTCAACAAGATCTCGACCGATCTCATCCAAGTCCGCATCCTGCATGCCGGCGTGGGCGGCATCACCGAGAGCGACGTCACGCTGGCGGCAGCTTCGCGCGCGCCGATCATCGGCTTCAACGTGCGCGCCAACGCCAAGGCCCGCGAGATTGCGACGCGCGACGGCGTCGCCCTCAAATATTATGACGTGATCTACGATCTTCTCGACGAGATCCGGGCAGCGATGGCCGGCCAGCTCGGTCCGGAATATCTGGAGCATGTCGTGGGCCGCGCCGAAATCCGCGAAGTCTTCTCCGCGGGCAAGCACGGCAAGGCCGCCGGTCTGCTGGTTCTGGAAGGCTATATCCGCCAGAAGCTGCGCGCTCGCATCCTGCGCGACGACGTCATCATCTACAACGGCTCGATCTCGTCGCTGCGTCGCTTCAAGGACGACGTTCCTGAGGTTCGCGCCGGCCTGGAGTGCGGTATCACGCTGGAAGCCACGACCGACATCAAGCCCGGCGACATCGTCGAGACCTTCGAGGTCGAGGAGCGCGCACGCACCCTGTAA
- a CDS encoding DUF448 domain-containing protein: MAHDDHDPLNAATAAPRRSGGGRQAAPERKCILSNERDSPDSLIRLALSPDGAVLPDLRAKAPGRGAWIGVDRPTLETALAKGKLKGALSRAFKTGEITIAPDLPERIEDGLRRAALDRLGLEMRSGSVLTGSDRIADAARRGQLTLLIHAADASEDGNRKLDQAYRMGLDAEGEDLRGVVIPADRTILSMALGRDNVVHIGVTVPASAARVADALSRWCGFIGRSESATALRNLSAGSIRATEF; encoded by the coding sequence ATGGCCCACGATGACCATGATCCGCTAAACGCCGCGACCGCCGCACCTCGCCGTTCCGGTGGGGGCAGGCAGGCCGCGCCTGAACGCAAGTGCATCCTGTCGAACGAGCGCGACTCCCCCGACAGCTTGATTCGCCTTGCCTTGTCGCCCGATGGGGCGGTTCTCCCCGACCTGAGGGCGAAGGCCCCCGGGCGCGGCGCGTGGATCGGCGTGGATCGCCCGACGCTTGAGACGGCGCTCGCCAAGGGCAAGCTCAAGGGAGCCCTGTCCCGCGCGTTCAAGACCGGCGAGATTACCATCGCGCCCGATCTGCCCGAACGCATCGAGGATGGCCTGCGCCGGGCCGCGCTCGATCGCCTCGGCCTGGAAATGCGCTCCGGCTCGGTGCTGACCGGCAGCGACCGGATCGCCGATGCGGCGCGACGTGGACAGCTGACGCTGCTGATCCACGCCGCCGACGCCTCCGAGGACGGCAATCGCAAGCTCGATCAGGCCTATCGCATGGGGCTCGATGCCGAAGGCGAAGACCTGCGCGGGGTAGTAATTCCGGCGGATCGCACCATATTGTCGATGGCGCTCGGGCGCGACAATGTGGTACATATAGGTGTGACTGTGCCGGCATCCGCCGCGCGCGTCGCAGACGCTTTGAGCCGCTGGTGCGGTTTCATTGGACGTTCGGAAAGCGCTACAGCCTTGCGGAACCTCTCCGCAGGGTCCATCCGCGCTACGGAATTTTGA
- a CDS encoding tautomerase family protein, with product MPFVDIRIAGTASRAQKAAIVADVTASLGVHLGKPASAVQVTITEVSTENYGAGGILIADRPASPAQEVASANGPR from the coding sequence ATGCCCTTCGTCGACATCCGCATCGCCGGCACAGCCAGCCGCGCCCAGAAAGCCGCCATCGTCGCGGACGTGACGGCGAGCCTTGGCGTGCATCTTGGCAAGCCGGCGAGCGCGGTCCAGGTCACGATCACCGAGGTGTCGACGGAGAATTACGGTGCGGGCGGCATACTGATCGCCGATCGTCCGGCCAGTCCAGCGCAGGAGGTCGCTTCTGCGAATGGCCCACGATGA
- the nusA gene encoding transcription termination factor NusA: MATAISANRAELLAIADAVAREKLIDREIVIEAMEDAIQRAARARYGAENDIRAKIDPKSGDMRLWRVVEVVEQVDDFFKQVSVSDAQKLQKGAEIGDFIVDPLPPIEFGRIAAQAAKQVIFQKVRDAERERQYDEFKDRAGEIITGVVKRVEFGHVVVDLGRAEGVIRRDQQIPREVVRVGDRVRSLILSVRRENRGPQIFLSRAHPDFMKKLFAQEVPEIYDGIIEIKAAARDPGSRAKIGVISHDGSIDPVGACVGMKGSRVQAVVQEMQGEKIDIIPWSPDTATFVVNALQPAQVSRVVIDEEEERIEVVVPDDQLSLAIGRRGQNVRLASQLTGKAIDILTEADASEKRQKEFIQNSEMFQNELDVDETLAQLLVAEGFGALEEVAYVDLDELASIEGFDEELGAELQSRAQEALERREAAAREERRTLGVEDALAELPYMTEAMLVTLGKAGIKTLDDLADLATDELIQKKRADQRRRQNDRGDRGDRGDRGGEDSNKGGVLAEYGLSEDQGNEIIMAARAHWFTDEA, from the coding sequence ATGGCCACCGCCATCTCCGCCAACCGGGCCGAGCTTCTCGCAATTGCCGACGCCGTCGCCCGCGAAAAGCTGATCGATCGCGAAATCGTGATCGAGGCGATGGAGGACGCGATCCAGCGGGCTGCCCGCGCACGCTATGGCGCCGAGAACGATATCCGCGCGAAGATCGACCCCAAGAGCGGCGACATGCGCCTGTGGCGCGTCGTCGAGGTGGTCGAGCAGGTCGACGACTTCTTCAAGCAGGTTTCGGTCAGCGACGCTCAGAAGCTGCAAAAGGGCGCGGAGATCGGGGATTTCATCGTCGACCCGCTGCCCCCGATCGAATTCGGCCGCATCGCCGCGCAGGCAGCCAAGCAGGTGATCTTCCAGAAGGTCCGCGATGCAGAGCGTGAGCGTCAATATGACGAGTTCAAGGATCGCGCCGGCGAGATCATCACTGGCGTGGTCAAGCGCGTCGAGTTCGGCCATGTCGTCGTCGACCTGGGGCGCGCCGAGGGCGTCATCCGCCGCGACCAGCAGATTCCGCGCGAAGTCGTTCGCGTCGGCGATCGCGTCCGCAGCCTGATCCTGAGCGTCCGTCGCGAGAATCGCGGCCCGCAGATCTTCCTGAGCCGCGCGCACCCCGACTTCATGAAGAAGCTGTTCGCGCAGGAAGTGCCCGAAATCTACGACGGCATCATCGAGATCAAGGCCGCCGCCCGCGATCCGGGCAGCCGCGCCAAGATCGGCGTGATCAGCCACGACGGTTCGATCGATCCGGTCGGCGCCTGCGTCGGCATGAAGGGCAGCCGCGTTCAGGCGGTCGTCCAGGAAATGCAGGGCGAGAAGATCGACATCATCCCCTGGTCGCCCGACACCGCGACCTTCGTCGTCAACGCGCTGCAGCCTGCCCAGGTCTCGCGCGTCGTCATCGACGAGGAGGAAGAGCGCATTGAGGTGGTCGTTCCCGACGACCAGCTCAGCCTCGCCATCGGCCGCCGGGGCCAGAATGTCCGTCTCGCCAGCCAGCTGACCGGCAAGGCGATCGACATCCTGACCGAGGCCGACGCCAGCGAGAAGCGCCAGAAGGAGTTCATCCAGAACTCCGAGATGTTCCAGAACGAGCTCGACGTCGACGAGACGCTGGCCCAGCTGCTCGTGGCCGAGGGCTTCGGTGCACTCGAGGAGGTCGCCTATGTCGATCTCGACGAACTCGCCTCGATCGAAGGCTTCGACGAGGAACTGGGTGCAGAGCTGCAGAGCCGCGCGCAGGAGGCCCTCGAGCGCCGTGAAGCGGCCGCTCGCGAGGAGCGCCGGACGCTGGGCGTCGAGGATGCGCTCGCCGAGCTGCCCTATATGACCGAAGCCATGCTGGTCACGCTGGGCAAGGCAGGCATCAAGACGCTCGATGACCTTGCCGATCTCGCCACCGACGAGCTCATCCAGAAGAAGCGCGCCGACCAGCGCCGTCGCCAGAACGACCGCGGGGACCGTGGCGATCGGGGCGATCGCGGCGGCGAAGACAGCAACAAGGGTGGCGTGCTGGCCGAATATGGCCTGAGCGAAGATCAGGGCAACGAGATCATCATGGCGGCCCGCGCCCATTGGTTCACCGACGAGGCCTGA
- the rimP gene encoding ribosome maturation protein RimP, with the protein MADIAALTTLIEPEAKALGLELVRVAFFGGKSDPTLQIMAERPDTRQLDISDCEALSRRISEKFDELDPIEEAYRLEVSSPGIDRPLTRVQDWIDWAGFDARVKLASPLDGRKQFDGRIIASDGDSVTLGVNKLGEVAVPLAQIASAKLILTDALIKATAPLSTEGADKIQLEG; encoded by the coding sequence ATGGCGGATATCGCCGCGCTGACCACGTTGATCGAGCCCGAAGCGAAAGCTCTGGGGCTGGAGCTCGTGCGCGTCGCCTTTTTCGGCGGCAAAAGCGATCCGACGCTGCAGATCATGGCGGAGCGTCCGGATACGCGGCAGCTGGACATATCCGATTGCGAGGCGCTTTCGCGGCGCATTTCCGAGAAGTTCGACGAATTGGACCCGATCGAGGAAGCCTATCGGCTTGAGGTCAGTTCCCCCGGCATCGATCGCCCGCTGACCCGCGTTCAGGACTGGATCGACTGGGCCGGCTTCGACGCACGGGTCAAGCTCGCCTCGCCGCTCGACGGCCGCAAGCAGTTCGACGGGCGCATCATCGCGAGCGATGGCGACTCGGTGACTCTCGGTGTAAACAAATTGGGTGAGGTGGCGGTACCGCTGGCGCAGATCGCCAGCGCGAAGCTGATCCTGACCGACGCTCTCATCAAGGCCACCGCGCCGCTCTCGACCGAGGGCGCGGACAAGATTCAACTGGAAGGATAA
- a CDS encoding methyl-accepting chemotaxis protein → MRIVELDVLRQRGIKLISWSSAAFTALLALAMSFGLLAPSPMAVLLSALVNVLPMRAVVRKRHDAKSRMIVGALAAAQPAILVYSMSGHQWQMDMHMYFFVALASLTILCDWRPIVLASALVALHHLILDVVAPQWVFSGDGNLMRVFVHGAAVVLQCALLSHIGMQLADLLIRQGQARHESDILAREAEAAAGEARAAQDAAERALAAVAAAESRTAAERRRREEREQELQLARRQELVALAGEFESSVHGVVTSLGDAALQLEAAASALNELAHDSSHQSAAVALQAARASDAARTVAQSVGHLSHSISGIAASVDRQAQLSDRARANSATGDKAVRSLSERATDIGEFTGKIQSIASNTNLLALNATIEAARAGEAGQGFAVVATEVKSLATQASRATEEISALIDGVHAGARVAESSLGDVLDVVEELSVAAARIREMLAAQRDTAQLLEANARHTAEDADQMLARVNHVAAVASEAGQLSSQVRGAAGDLLDQSRQLQQVTERFVSQLRAA, encoded by the coding sequence ATGCGTATTGTCGAACTCGACGTCCTGCGCCAGCGCGGGATCAAGTTGATCAGCTGGAGCAGCGCCGCCTTCACCGCGCTGCTGGCCCTGGCAATGTCCTTCGGACTGCTCGCGCCTTCACCTATGGCGGTCCTGCTGTCGGCCCTGGTCAATGTGCTACCCATGCGCGCCGTGGTGCGGAAGCGGCATGACGCGAAGAGCAGGATGATCGTCGGCGCGCTTGCGGCCGCGCAGCCGGCGATCCTAGTCTACAGCATGTCCGGTCATCAGTGGCAGATGGACATGCACATGTATTTCTTCGTCGCGCTGGCGAGCCTGACGATCCTCTGCGACTGGCGGCCGATCGTCCTCGCATCGGCTCTTGTCGCGCTCCATCACCTGATTCTCGATGTGGTGGCACCCCAATGGGTGTTTTCCGGTGACGGCAATCTCATGCGCGTCTTCGTCCACGGCGCCGCCGTCGTTCTGCAATGCGCGCTGCTCAGCCATATCGGGATGCAGCTCGCGGATCTGCTGATCCGCCAGGGACAGGCGCGGCACGAAAGCGATATCCTTGCGCGCGAGGCGGAAGCCGCAGCAGGTGAAGCGCGTGCGGCGCAGGATGCGGCCGAGCGGGCGCTGGCGGCAGTCGCGGCGGCCGAGTCGCGTACGGCTGCGGAGCGGCGCAGGCGCGAAGAGCGCGAGCAGGAGTTGCAGCTTGCCCGCCGGCAGGAGCTGGTGGCGCTTGCCGGCGAGTTCGAATCGTCGGTGCACGGGGTGGTGACCTCGCTCGGAGACGCGGCGCTCCAGCTCGAAGCGGCGGCATCGGCGCTCAACGAACTCGCCCATGACAGCAGCCACCAAAGCGCAGCTGTCGCACTGCAGGCCGCGAGGGCGTCGGATGCCGCCCGCACGGTAGCGCAGAGCGTCGGCCATCTTTCGCACTCGATATCCGGCATTGCGGCGAGCGTCGACCGGCAGGCGCAGCTTAGTGACCGGGCGCGGGCGAACTCCGCCACCGGCGACAAGGCGGTGCGGTCGCTTTCGGAACGCGCCACCGACATTGGCGAGTTCACCGGCAAGATCCAGTCTATCGCATCGAACACCAATTTGCTGGCGTTGAACGCGACGATCGAAGCGGCCCGCGCCGGAGAGGCCGGGCAGGGCTTTGCCGTCGTCGCCACCGAGGTAAAGAGCCTGGCAACACAGGCCTCGCGCGCGACCGAGGAAATCAGTGCGCTGATCGACGGTGTTCACGCCGGCGCGCGTGTCGCGGAAAGTTCTCTGGGGGACGTGCTCGACGTGGTGGAGGAGCTCAGCGTCGCTGCCGCGCGGATACGTGAGATGCTGGCGGCGCAACGCGATACCGCCCAACTGCTCGAAGCCAATGCGCGCCATACGGCCGAGGATGCGGACCAAATGCTCGCCCGCGTCAATCACGTCGCGGCGGTCGCGAGCGAGGCGGGTCAGCTGTCGAGCCAGGTTCGCGGCGCCGCCGGAGATCTGCTGGACCAGTCCCGCCAGCTGCAGCAGGTTACCGAGCGCTTCGTATCCCAGCTCCGCGCGGCCTGA
- the hemA gene encoding 5-aminolevulinate synthase produces MDYQRVFTQAIDRLHAEGRYRVFIDILRNKGMFPNARCFAGHNGPKPVTVWCSNDYLAMGQHPSVIAAMEEALHDVGAGSGGTRNIGGNTHYHVDLEAELADLHGKEGALLFTSGYVSNEATLSTLAKVLPGCVIFSDELNHASMIAGIRNSGCEKRVFRHNDLAHLEELLAAEDPDVPKLIAFESVYSMDGDVAPLHAICDLADKYNAITYLDEVHAVGMYGPRGGGISDRDEAASRITVIEGTLGKAFGVMGGYIAADQMIIDVIRSYAPGFIFTTSLSPVLVAGALASVRHLKASSEERDGQQAAAGTLKKMFADAGLPVMQTTTHIVPLMVGDPVKAKKISDILLAEYGVYVQPINYPTVPRGTERLRFTPGPAHSEEMMRELTQALLEIWDRMEMRLAA; encoded by the coding sequence TTGGATTATCAGCGCGTATTCACCCAGGCGATCGATCGTCTGCACGCGGAAGGTCGCTACCGCGTTTTCATCGATATCCTGCGCAACAAGGGCATGTTCCCGAACGCGCGCTGTTTCGCAGGCCATAACGGTCCGAAGCCGGTCACCGTCTGGTGCTCGAACGACTATCTCGCCATGGGCCAGCATCCTTCGGTGATCGCGGCGATGGAAGAAGCGCTGCATGACGTCGGCGCCGGATCGGGCGGCACGCGCAACATCGGCGGCAACACCCATTATCACGTCGACCTCGAGGCCGAACTGGCCGACCTGCACGGCAAAGAAGGCGCGCTGCTCTTCACCTCGGGCTATGTGTCGAACGAAGCGACGCTGTCGACGCTCGCCAAGGTGCTGCCCGGCTGCGTCATCTTCTCCGACGAGCTCAACCATGCGTCGATGATCGCCGGCATCCGCAATTCGGGCTGCGAGAAGCGGGTCTTCCGGCATAATGACCTCGCCCATCTCGAAGAGCTTCTTGCTGCGGAAGATCCGGATGTGCCGAAGCTCATCGCCTTCGAGAGCGTCTATTCGATGGACGGGGACGTCGCCCCGCTGCATGCGATCTGCGATCTCGCCGACAAGTATAACGCGATCACCTATCTCGACGAAGTCCATGCCGTCGGCATGTACGGCCCGCGCGGTGGCGGCATTTCCGATCGGGACGAGGCAGCCAGCCGGATCACCGTGATCGAAGGCACGCTGGGCAAGGCCTTCGGCGTGATGGGTGGCTATATCGCCGCCGATCAGATGATCATCGACGTCATCCGCAGCTATGCGCCGGGCTTCATCTTCACGACCTCGTTGTCGCCGGTGCTGGTCGCGGGAGCGCTGGCCAGCGTCCGGCATCTCAAGGCATCGTCGGAAGAGCGCGACGGACAGCAGGCCGCCGCCGGCACGCTCAAGAAGATGTTCGCCGATGCCGGACTGCCGGTGATGCAGACCACGACCCACATCGTCCCGCTGATGGTCGGCGATCCGGTCAAGGCCAAGAAGATCTCGGACATTCTGCTCGCCGAATATGGCGTCTATGTGCAGCCGATCAATTATCCGACGGTGCCGCGCGGGACCGAGCGACTCCGCTTCACGCCGGGACCGGCGCACAGCGAAGAGATGATGCGCGAACTGACGCAAGCGCTGCTCGAAATCTGGGACCGGATGGAGATGCGCCTGGCGGCGTGA
- the murI gene encoding glutamate racemase encodes MADDRPILMFDSGVGGLSVLAPTRALLPAASYVYVADNGGFPYGTKSEAEIAARVPALLGRLVERHRPRLVTIACNTASTIVLAAVRAALDLPVVGTVPAIKPAAEQSVTRAFGVLGTDATVRQPYVDDLSARFAADCLVLRHGSARLVELAEAKLRGDRTYVDDYRAVLSGLLDQPGGERIDTVVLACTHFPLVAEELAAAAPRPLRFVDGGPGIARRIAHLTQGQCWPKAPSGEAVFTAPIETSDALRSALASHSLDRLSIL; translated from the coding sequence ATGGCCGATGATCGTCCGATCCTGATGTTCGATTCCGGGGTGGGCGGCCTGTCCGTACTCGCCCCGACCAGAGCGCTGCTGCCCGCCGCTTCCTATGTCTATGTCGCCGACAATGGCGGCTTCCCCTATGGAACGAAGAGCGAGGCGGAAATCGCCGCGCGCGTGCCCGCACTTTTGGGGCGCCTGGTCGAACGCCACCGGCCCCGGCTCGTGACGATCGCCTGCAACACCGCCTCCACGATCGTGCTGGCCGCCGTGCGTGCCGCGCTGGACCTGCCGGTGGTGGGGACGGTGCCCGCGATCAAGCCGGCCGCCGAACAGTCGGTCACCCGCGCCTTCGGGGTGCTTGGTACCGATGCGACCGTTCGCCAGCCCTATGTCGACGACCTGTCCGCCCGTTTCGCTGCCGACTGCCTCGTGCTGCGGCATGGTTCCGCACGGCTCGTCGAGCTGGCCGAAGCGAAGTTGCGCGGCGACCGGACCTATGTCGACGATTATCGGGCGGTGCTCTCCGGCCTGCTCGATCAGCCGGGCGGAGAGCGCATCGACACGGTCGTGCTGGCCTGCACCCATTTCCCGCTGGTCGCGGAAGAACTGGCCGCTGCGGCTCCCAGGCCGCTGCGCTTCGTCGATGGCGGCCCGGGAATCGCGCGGCGCATCGCCCATCTGACCCAGGGGCAGTGCTGGCCCAAAGCTCCGTCGGGCGAGGCGGTGTTCACCGCGCCGATCGAAACCTCCGATGCCCTGCGTTCGGCGCTTGCGTCGCACAGTCTGGACCGGCTCTCGATCCTGTGA
- the plsY gene encoding glycerol-3-phosphate 1-O-acyltransferase PlsY, producing MLSLTTILLLLGGYLLGSIPFGVVLTRWGGAGDLRKIGSGNIGATNVLRTGRKGLAAATLLLDGGKGAAAVLIAGAVQPEAALWAGGAAFLGHLYPVWLRFAGGKGVATMLGVSLAAWWPAGLAFAIVWLTMLAISRRSSVGGLSGAVAAPIAAAMGGQSDAVLVMLGMTLLLVWKHRGNIARLLDGTEPKVGEG from the coding sequence ATGCTGTCATTGACGACCATCCTGTTGCTGCTGGGCGGCTATCTTCTCGGATCCATCCCCTTCGGTGTCGTGCTGACGCGGTGGGGCGGTGCCGGCGATCTCCGCAAGATCGGTTCGGGCAATATCGGCGCGACCAATGTCCTGCGCACCGGCCGCAAGGGGCTGGCCGCAGCGACATTGCTGCTGGATGGCGGAAAAGGCGCGGCGGCGGTCCTGATTGCCGGCGCGGTGCAGCCCGAGGCCGCGCTCTGGGCCGGCGGCGCGGCCTTTCTCGGCCATCTCTATCCGGTCTGGCTGCGTTTTGCCGGCGGCAAGGGCGTCGCGACCATGCTGGGCGTCTCGCTGGCGGCCTGGTGGCCGGCCGGTCTGGCCTTCGCCATCGTCTGGCTGACCATGCTCGCCATCAGTCGGCGCTCGTCCGTCGGCGGTCTGTCGGGTGCCGTCGCCGCGCCGATCGCGGCCGCCATGGGCGGTCAGTCCGACGCTGTGCTCGTGATGCTCGGCATGACGCTTCTGCTGGTGTGGAAGCATCGCGGCAATATCGCGCGGCTGCTCGATGGCACCGAGCCCAAGGTGGGAGAGGGCTGA